Proteins encoded in a region of the Ancylobacter sp. SL191 genome:
- a CDS encoding HPr kinase/phosphorylase, which produces MENPTLHASCVSVGGRGVLIRGASGTGKSHLAFALILAGGSGRVPPTELVADDRVHVNAREGRLVAAAPHALAGMIEIRGAGLRRLPHVAEAPLHLVVDLDAPDAARLPAPEACRCVICDVEVARLPVLRAGDALQQVLACLLSDPAPL; this is translated from the coding sequence ATGGAGAACCCGACGCTCCATGCCTCCTGTGTCAGCGTCGGCGGGCGCGGCGTGCTGATCCGAGGAGCCTCCGGGACAGGCAAGTCGCATCTTGCTTTCGCCCTCATCCTCGCCGGCGGTTCGGGTCGGGTGCCGCCGACCGAACTCGTGGCGGATGACCGGGTGCATGTGAACGCACGCGAGGGCCGGCTGGTCGCCGCCGCGCCGCACGCTCTGGCAGGGATGATCGAAATTCGCGGCGCGGGCCTGCGCCGATTGCCGCATGTCGCTGAGGCGCCCCTCCACCTCGTGGTCGATCTCGACGCGCCCGACGCGGCTCGCCTGCCGGCTCCGGAAGCCTGCCGTTGCGTGATTTGCGACGTTGAGGTTGCGCGCCTGCCGGTGCTGCGCGCGGGGGATGCGCTCCAGCAGGTTCTTGCGTGCCTGCTCAGCGATCCGGCGCCCCTCTAG